A region of Bicyclus anynana chromosome 17, ilBicAnyn1.1, whole genome shotgun sequence DNA encodes the following proteins:
- the LOC112051372 gene encoding putative nuclease HARBI1 yields MLSSDSDMSDLEILFDLSDWDESEIDTTDDENEPVRVYKERVNYIKTLDAHEFVLRFRVSKTLVESLLTEIYPHLNDLGSRNVDMSPLHQLLLTLRFYALGSLVSVGQFIGVSKSLANQIVRDVSCAITHLYSKYVCVNNTTDKFYKIARFPHVLGVIDCTHIKIHITRVRRITEDYRNNTGSYSINVQAVCDANLMFMNIESKWPGSTDDATIFLNSVLKVQCERKVYGNKWLLGDNAYPLKPYLLTPILNPQSRSEELYNQSHNTTRDCIVQCFKLWKRRFPALGFIIRTSVISANAVILATAILHNICITSNVDDVPPEVKIPYEEVVPVSDVLDVPKNAELEALLANHFNEEM; encoded by the exons ATGTTGAGCTCAGACAGTGATATGAGTGATCTAGagatattatttgatttatccGACTGGGACGAGAGTGAAATCGATACCACTGACGACGAAAATGAGCCAGTCCGTGTTTACAAGGAACGAGTTAATTATATCAAAACTTTAGACGCTCACGAATTTGTTCTAAGATTTCGCGTCAGCAAAACACTAGTAGAAAGTTTACTAACAGAAATTTATCCACATCTCAATGATTTAGGCTCAAg AAATGTTGATATGTCTCCATTACATCAGTTGCTACTGACGTTAAGGTTTTATGCTCTAGGATCTCTGGTATCTGTAGGGCAGTTCATTGGTGTGTCCAAGTCGTTAGCAAATCAAATTGTACGAGATGTGAGTTGTGCGATAACTCATTTGTATAGCAAGTATGTTTGTGTCAATAATACAACtgataaattttacaaaattgctcgCTTCCCACATGTTCTTGGAGTGATCGACTGCACACATATTAAGATACACATCACAAGAG ttcGCCGTATAACAGAAGATTACAGAAACAACACAGGCTCATACTCAATTAATGTGCAAGCTGTTTGTGATGCTAACCTCATGTTTATGAATATAGAGTCAAAATGGCCAGGATCGACTGATGATGCTACTATTTTTCTCAATTCTGTGTTAAAAG TGCAATGTGAAAGAAAAGTATATGGTAATAAATGGTTGCTCGGAGATAATGCATATCCTTTGAAACCATACCTATTGACACCAATATTGAATCCACAAAGCAGAAGTGAAGAGCTTTATAACCAGTCACATAATACAACAAGAGATTGTATTGTACA ATGCTTTAAGCTTTGGAAGAGGAGATTTCCAGCATTAGGATTTATAATACGAACAAGTGTCATAAGTGCTAATGCAGTCATATTAGCAACAGCTATACTTCACAATATTTGTATCACAAGCAACGTGGACGATGTACCACCTGAAGTAAAGATTCCATATGAAGAGGTAGTGCCAGTCTCAGATGTTTTGGATGTTCCCAAAAATGCAGAACTCGAAGCATTACTTGCCAATCATTTTAATGAAGAAatgtaa